Below is a window of Syntrophomonas wolfei subsp. wolfei str. Goettingen G311 DNA.
TAAAACCGGATACGGTCTCAAAAAAAGCGTCGGCAAATGAAGGCAGACAGCCGGTAAAGATGTAGGGGAGGCTGCCAAAGAGGGAGGCCAGCAGCCAACCTAGGCTGACAATTACAAAGCCTTCTTTATAATGAATGGCCTGCTTTTCGGCAGAGAAAACCAGTAAGAGCCCGGTGACAATAGTTACTCCAGCAGCCAGGCTAAAGGGGATTATTATTGATTCTCGGTAATAAAGGGAGCAGAGCACACTCGACAGCATGGAGATACCGATAATCAAAATGATTCTTCCCAGGTAGCCCAGTATTACACGAGTTCTAATCAAAAGAGCCAGGCCCCCTTGAGAAAGAGTTTTTCCACTTTAGGCAGGTCCTGGGGCAGGGTAAAAACAATAACCCGGTCAAAGGCATCAATCTTGAAATTGCCATCGGGGACTATAACCTGCTCTCCTCTTACCACTGCGCCTACTACTGAACCGCGGGGAAATTTAATATCCTGAATCTTTTTGTTAACCGCTATCGAACCCGGCTGGGCAAACAGTTCCAGCATTTCCGCCTTCTCTTCGCCCAGAACCGTTACCGAAACAATATCCCCCCGGCGGATATATTTTAATATAGCACCAGCGGTAAGAATACGGGGACTGAGGACAATATCGATGTCAATTTGTTCAACCAGGGGAATAACCTCAAAGCGTTTGAGCTGGCAGATGGTGGTTTTAACTCCCAGGTTTTTGACTATAAGGGAGCAGAGCATGTTAATTTTGTCGTCATCGGTTACCGCCACAAAGATATCGGATTGGCCTACATTTTCCTCATCCAGCAATTGATAGTCGCTGCCATCCCCGTGAATTACCAGGGCATTATTTAATTTCTCCGATATTTTTTCGGCGCGTTTGAAATCCTTTTCGATTATCTTGATACCGATTTTTTGTTCTTCCAGGATCTGGGCCAGGTGATAACCGGTACGGCCTCCTCCCAATATGGTAACCTGGTTTATTGTTCGACGATAAAAGCCCAGGAGCTTTTCCACTTCAACAATGTTAGTACTCTGAGCCATTAAATTGATATGGTCACCTGGGTAAAAAGTGTCCTGACCCCGGGGGACTATCGTCTTATGGTTACGAACTATAGAAACGATATTATAGGGCAAAGAGCTATCCACATCTTTTAGCTTTTTCCCTACCAGAGGCGAATCTGATTGGATGCGGAGTTCTACCAACTGCACCTTGCCCTCGGCATAGTAATCCACATTCAAAGCCTCTGGATTTTTAACAATCTGAGCAATGTGAAAGGCAGTAACCCGTTCCGGATTTATGATGAGGTCGATAC
It encodes the following:
- the trkA gene encoding Trk system potassium transporter TrkA, which gives rise to MKAIIIGAGKVGFSMAEMLSEENHDVVVIEQSPERQQILEDTLDIQVINGSASSFSVLEAAGVREADILLAVTEFDELNMLACMLAKQYGTRVTVARVRNTEYLELKHISLNQLMGIDLIINPERVTAFHIAQIVKNPEALNVDYYAEGKVQLVELRIQSDSPLVGKKLKDVDSSLPYNIVSIVRNHKTIVPRGQDTFYPGDHINLMAQSTNIVEVEKLLGFYRRTINQVTILGGGRTGYHLAQILEEQKIGIKIIEKDFKRAEKISEKLNNALVIHGDGSDYQLLDEENVGQSDIFVAVTDDDKINMLCSLIVKNLGVKTTICQLKRFEVIPLVEQIDIDIVLSPRILTAGAILKYIRRGDIVSVTVLGEEKAEMLELFAQPGSIAVNKKIQDIKFPRGSVVGAVVRGEQVIVPDGNFKIDAFDRVIVFTLPQDLPKVEKLFLKGAWLF